A stretch of DNA from Carassius auratus strain Wakin unplaced genomic scaffold, ASM336829v1 scaf_tig00004674, whole genome shotgun sequence:
ACCTCTCAATCTGGACCTAAATGCAGCTCCAGCAGAACGTGCTCTCGGTATCCAGTGGTCCCTTGAGCATGACACCTTCTGTTTCAATGTAAACCCACAGACCAGGCCCTCCACACGTCGCGGCATCCTATCTGTCATTGCTTCTTTGTACGATCCAGTCGGATTTGTGGCTCCGTTTATCTTAACCGGAAAGTGTATCCTCCAGGAGCTGTGCCGTCGAGGCATTGGATGGGATGACCCACTTCCCGAAGACGTAAGTCCACGGTGGGAGAGATGGAAAAGCGACCTAAAAAGGCTGAAGGAAGTCTCAATACCGAGATGCTATCAACCACAAGGCTTCCGCAAAACTGTCATGAGGGAACTACACCACTTCTCGGATGCCAGCAATATAGGATATGGCTCGTGTTCCTATCTGAGAAGCAAGAATGAAGATGGTCAAGTTCACTGCAGCCTCGTGATGGCAAAGGCTAGAGTTGCGCCTACAAAACTCACAAGCATTCCAAGATTGGAACTTTCAGCAGCAGTGGTTGCTGCAAGATCAAGTGTCATGTTGAGAAACGAGCTAGAAATGCCGATCCATGCAGAATTTTTCTGGACTGATTCCCAAGTTGTCCTGGCTTATATCAACAATGAAGCAAGAAGGTTTCATGTTTTCGTTGCCAATCGTGTGCAAATGATCAGAGAACACACCAGACCCAGCCAGTGGCACTACATAGACACAACAGAAAACCCTGCTGACCATGCGTCGAGAGGTCTCAGTGCAGTAGACATTTCTTCATCAAACTGGCTACCGGGACCCAAATTCCTGTGGGAACGAGAAATACATCCAGAGTCTCACCTAACTCTTGAGTTGCTTGTTGGTGATCCTGAGGTCAGGTCAATGCAGGTGTTTACAACAAAAGTTGAACCTTCCAAGTCAGATATTCTTACCCGTCTAAATCGATTTTCCTCCTGGTCAAAACTCCTGAAAGTCATTGCAAGAATCAAGAGGTTGAATTCAAAGCAAACCCATCCTGGCAAAACTGTGAGCGTGGAAGAACGAGAGAGAGCTGCCGAATCCATAATGAGGCTTGCACAAGAAGAAGCATTCTTCCAAGAGATGAAAATACTTAAAAAGGGAAAAGGTCTTCAAAACTCCAGTCCTCTGTTTCGCTTGGATCCCATCTTAGAAGGAGGAGTACTTCGTGTCGGTGGGAGACTAGATCAGTCTTCCTTAAGCCTAGAAGTCAAACACCCTTTGATTCTACCCAAAGGAGGACATATTACCAAGCTGATATTGACCCACTGCCACGAGAGGATCTGTCACCAAGGACGCAATCAAACTCTAACAGAACTCCGAGCCAACGGGTTTTGGGTCATCGGAGGAAGTAAGTCAGTTGCTAAGCTGATACACAGATGTGTGAAGTGCAGAAGACTCAGACGGCCTTCAGAAGAACAACGCATGGCAGAGCTTCCTAAGGAGCGTGTAGAAGTCTCTGCTCCCTTCACATACTGCGGCACCGATTGCTTTGGTCCATTCATTACTAAGAAAGCCCGCAAAGAGCAAAAGCGCTATGGCTTAATCTTCACTTGCCTTGCTTCTCGATCTGTTCACATTGAGATGCTTGACGACCTATCCACAGATGCATTTATCAATGCCTTAAGATGCTTCATCAGTCTCAGAGGAGCCGTTCGTCAACTCCATTGCGATCAAGGAACCAATTTTGTGGGAGCTAAAAATGAGTTCAGAGAAGCACTGAAGCAATTTGACACCAAAACAATCAAGAGCTTCCTCGCAGAGAGGCAATGTGAGTTCATCTTCAATGCTCCCTCAGCAAGTCACGCTGGTGGCGTCTGGGAGCGTCAGATTCGGACTGTCCGTAATGTTTTAAATGCCACACTCTGTCAATACTCGGGCAGACTCGATGACTCTTCCCTTCGAACTCTGTTCTATGAGGCAATGGCCATTGTGAACAGCCGTCCGTTAACCGTAAACGGGGTAAATGATCCTACCTCACTCGAGCCATTAACTCCAAACCATCTCATACTGATGAAGTCCAAGATTGCCCTTCCACCACCTGGCAAATTTGAGAAGGAGGATGTCTATGCAACTAAAAGGTGGCGAAGAGTTCAGTACCTCGTCGAACAGTTCTGGAGCCGGTGGAAAAGAGAATATCTCATGAACATCTCCACACGCCAAAAGTGGCATACGACTCGACGCAACCTTAAGGTAGATGACTTGGTCATTATAAAGGAAGACACCCCCAGAAATCAGTGGCACCTGGGACGAGTGGTTGAAACCACAAAGGAGAGAGATGGACTAGTGCGTCGCGTCAAGGTGTTAGTAGGAGAAAGGACGTCAGTGAAACAAGATCGCCCTACCAAACCTTTGATTATAGAAAGGCCCATTCAGAAACTAGTTCTCCTAGAGAGTGAATGATCAGTCTTAGTTGTCTACACCTTCATACCCCCTTTGACATGGGCTACTCTCTCTTAGTTAAGTTGTACTCACCTGCACATATCTAGAAACACTGATACAGACATAGGACTCACGTATGAGCCGTTCAGCCAGGTTAATCCTTGTCTTCACTCTCATAACATGAGTGGTGGGAGTGTAAATGACCACTAGCAGTGTTTTATTATGAGTATCCTGTTTTCATACTTTTATTtcatgggacttttattttgacatcatACTATCTGCATGGGGGACTAATTTCTCTGCGCTCTCACTCGTTCAAATTAAAAGAAACACAGGAAGGCATGAGAAGGTACGTTGCAAGACGATGCATGTTTAAAGTCAGAGATctaaaatattactgtaatctTCAACTAAAGTGTTCCTTGAAGTGTTATACCACTGTGCTTGATTTGTTTTGGCAGTAATGACTTGAGAATAATTCATGAAGTTGCTAGCTATCTCGTTCATGTTAAGTTAATGGCTGCATCCTTCCCTGGATCACCACTCTCTAGCACCCTTTGATATGCGGAGCGAGGTATGTCGTTGATTGtaatatattcatatgtattcATTTCATACGTTCATGTAAATGGTAATAAGATTCATTTCACATGATGGTTATTGCCTGTTGTGCTGTTATAAATGTGATTCTAGCTTGCTAAAGTGCATTTGTCAAAGGATTATTTTGTGTCTGTCTAAATTgcctttgttatttttcttttaagttttCACGGTGTTGGTGCTATGCACACTCGTCTGAATTAAAGTACACCCGTATGGAAACACTCCCAAGCCTGTTTATTCAAAGTTGAAGGGCTGCTACAGtgataatagttataatattattactattattaattaattttttatagttgcatttaatgggtcatgctatatgcagtgtgaggaccaaaaccaaatctccaggttctcttatgagaaccaggctgaaaaaattatgtgcacccctggttatagtcctccacgtccgatgtgttctcaaaactcaggcaatttgataatacctggaatatcaaaatcaactgtgggcggcagatccttctCCTATTTAGCaccaaaactctggaataacctacctaacattgttcgggaggcagacacactcttgcagtttaaatctactGTAGATTAAAgactttaacctggtttacacataacacactaatacgcttctaatatccaaatcctttaaaggatttttaggctgcattaattaggtaaatgctgatattagtctgtttctctcttattctgaggtcaccgtagacaccagatccagtctgtatccagatcagagggtcactgcagtcacccggatccagaacgtatccagcccagatgcTGGATCagaacctagaaaggacctctacagccctgaaagacagcggagaccaggacaactagatgagccgcagagaCAAATACCCAGTGAAGACCTTTTCTCAGACAACCagcgggacaagaccacaggaaacagatgattcttctgcacaatctgacttttctgcagcatggaattgaactgctggtttcatctggtaaGAGGAAAACTGGCCCCCAAACTgggcctggtttctcccaaggctttttctccattctgtcacagatggagtttcggttccttgccgctttTGCctgtggcttgcttagttggggacacttcatctacagcgatattgttgacttgattgtgaatgattgcacagatactatttaaaatgaactgcctttaactgtcattttgcattattgacacactgttttcctaattaatgttgttcagttgctttgacacaatcttttttgtttaaagcgctatattaataaaggtgacttttCTTGACCTGGATAAGTCTTGAAATTAAACTGCTATTACTCGATGGGCATTTTTATAATAGATATGTCAAGCtttgaatatttaattgaaattatttcatttttttttttcaaaaataaaaatgatctgttATCCAGTAAATCACAAACAACTGAAAAAGTACTGGGAGCttcaaatattgttgtggacagtAGGGGGCCTTGTAGTCGAAATGGTTGATTGCTTTATGCATCCAGTGAGAGTCTATTTTTTACATGTTGCTTTAGGACAACAACACTGGAAACAGTGACTCATCTTAATTAATCTTTATTACTGGACCATTTTTTTGTGAGTAGAAGGTGCAAAAGTAAATCAAGTTTTGCTAGTTTTGGCAAGCAGGTTCTAGGTATGATATAGACATGGAGATGAGAGATGTTCttaatttaaatgatcatttttattGGTAAAGTTCAAAGACATTAAGCTCCTAAATACTTTTGGATTTTCCAAGTtatggagaaaaagaaagaaagaaataaagaagttTGTATCTGAAGGGTTTTAAGATCCTCGCTGATTAAGCCTACCAGTGACAAGTACCAATAATTTCAATAATACAGCTGTAATTCTGAGGTTTACATTTGTGAGTGATGACTGCCATCTACTGGTGACAATAATATGTTGTAATAGCACATTTTTAATGAGAATGTCCGtacatacctgtcaagttttggatttgaaaataagggaaattttccagcgcccattgcgagcagtcccaccaccccaacaaagctccagtatcccttacattttaagacaggtgttatagcccaaattaaaacacaaaagggtatatatgaagagcatttatttaaaggcttatttgcatattttctgttaatttaacattgatgtctttacatttacattttattttaattccacacattcttttcatttcatattgcttttctttaacagtttttcttttcatttcacataacttttcttttactcttttagtgagttgttgtaccaatttgttgcagactttgcattctttaaaaaaagtaaattcgctgtcccatttatcacggtatttacacatgggttttggttttttggcaggtgtgccttcactctctattgtagcatccatcatccgtctctgttttttcttttgttgttgttgtttttcccacgttataactcatgtcatctgacctcacacacccctcgcgacaggctactacaggtgggagtaatcgcgagactagtgacagagctcagattgggaatgtttttattattattattttattaataacgcaggtaaaaaaaaaaaaaaaatacgggagatttacgggaaaatactaatacgggaggacggcgggaaagaagggtaaaatacgtgactttcccggccaaaacgggatacttgacaggtatgtgTCCGTCACATGTCCATTTATCCATCAATCAAATCATATTCAGGGTCATGACAAAACACATTCTGTGCTGTTTCAGACTTTAAAAAGAAcgtttagactttttttattttattttaatttaagtaatttattgtttaataatttctGGTCTGAATCTTAGAAATATTAGACAGTAAAAAGTATCAATGATTTCAGTAAATAGATAGCTAGGCTAGTTTAATGGATGTAAATTGTCTTTGACATCAATTGGTAAACAGAAAAATGGTGTGTGTTAGCTCAATGGCTTGCTTTGGATGTTTTGGAATGCTGTCTTGGAGAAAGATCGAGGTGGTCGAAACTACGAACGATTTTTCTTTAGGCATAATATCAGAAActgtattttgttgaaccatttTTTGAAACACCTGAGGCTCATGTGTTTGTTGTGCCCCTCTAATTAATAGGCAACCATAAATCCACAACTGCAGGACCATCTAATTTCATAGACGTTCATGGTATCTGCTTTATAGTTACATAGTTACATTTACAGACACTAGAGGGCAGTAGAGGACAGCGATTAATGGAATGGCGTGAATCATATCAGTTACAAAAAACATcgaggcctggtttcacagacagggcttgggTCAAGCCAgaattaggccatagttcaattaggacaattatatagtttttataaacgTGCCTTAGATAAAAACACTACTGCTGTGCATCTTGAGAAAAATCAGTGGTGCTGACAGTATTAACCCCTTAGCATTCTTGTACAATTTACCTGAAAAGTAATGTTTTTGAACCATTTGgagtatttaaaaagtaatctttCTATAACCaatgtttttacagtatatgatgtttgtttgtgggtgtgggtgtgagagtgtatatatatatatatatatatatatattccatgatATTTCAAAGTTTGTATCAAAATTTTTACTTTAtgaaacatttgtattatttacttcAAAAAGGCTGAGCAAGTATGTTTATATAACTTTCTGGGCATTTCTTCACAAATTCATATATCCATATTTACACGTTTATAAATAAACTCGTTTGAATGTTGTTAACATGGTGTGTTATACAGATAATTAAGTGGTTTTAATGTTCTAACAAAGTTTTAAAGTCTTAATGTGTAATAGTGTTTATTCCAATACTTTACagaatactttaaataaattattgaaaaaatatgttatagttcataaaaatgtatgatttaaaattttgtaaatatttttttaaatgtgtgtgtgtgtaagtgcaaAATACAGTATGTACTATTGCCTATTTTATTCAATAgtctatttctgtatttattattaatgaaaagtTGTTTGGCATGTAAATTCTGCTGTCTAAATAAGTTTCAACATTTTATGTATCTGAGTTTAAATCAGGATTTTATGAGTTCCTTCCTATACTTGCATCAGCATGGTTCCACGCAGAGCGAGACTGAAGCAATACCACACCTCACCACCGAACACCTGCATTTTCACTGATGCACATCACACAGATAAAGCACCTCCTGTAGCAGAGACTCACAGACAGACCCACTGCAGAGGGTTCAAAAGGTCTCCAAGGGCAGCCGAGCCTCTCTAAACATGCCTCCTGTCCCTGTGAGTTTCCATCCTGATGaatctttctgtctgtttttgacTCTGTGTCTCACACTCGCTGCTCTCTTAGTCTCTCCTCTTgatctgtttctgtctctctgatGTTTTGCAGTCTGTCTGCTTTACTGTtgtcctctctctctcgcacCCCCTCTGATTAACCCTAGGCCCCCGCTGAGCGGACTGCCAGACAGAGCCATTTAATTTCACTCGGATCCTTTTCATTTCTCTCCTCCAGGCATATCCCTCCATCACCTCAGAGTGGATAAAATACGAGCAGCTTTCAAGGGACACTCTCTCTGCTAGAGGAGACTCGGTTGCGCAGCTTTCGAACATGAAATGTGAGTTATGTATGAACTTTTTAATTTCTGACGTCTTTTATACCGTGTCACCATGAGCTACTGTTGTTTTAATGTTCAATCAGCTTCATTTACCATCTGTTCTTCCAAGTATAATTGGAAATACTTGCACATGCATTTCAGACTCTCCTACCCCATGAGACTCTCATAAAGGTGTGTGATGTGAACAAAAGAAAAGTGataaaagaaataaacttttgtttCAGTTACGCTAAagaaacatttgataaaaaatgacacaaaacattcatttttcatCTATGAGTTCCTTCATTTGGCCCATTCACACACTGAAACGTCTAAACAATGGCTTTCTGGCAGGTTAGTTTGGGCTGCTCAGTGAGTGTGTATAACTGTTTACTATTGTACATCTTGTGCTATGAGGTTTTATCACTGCGTCTGCCTAGCAAGATCAGCCAGGTCTAAAATAATGGGGTTTATATTTTTCGCAGCATTAATCTGACAAAAGTGTTGCACTTGTTTACACACTgacagtgctgttttttttttggtgaataaaaagacaatacaattttattttattgtgcaattgaaaattaaatgtttatgtgcATTAGAGACCAACAACGATTTGTCCATTGTACTGAAAGCACAAGCAAAGTCCTGCTTGTCCTTCAGGAAGCACACAAACACTGAGGAGGTAACAGTCAGCTGCAGATGTGGGGTTAAGTGCAGGAAGAGCTCAGTATACCTCTGCCTGTTAGTTCACTCCCATCACCCTTTACCAGACCTAGAAACCAACAATTGTATGTTGATTTCCCCACCTAGAGATCCACTAATCACCTAGTGCTTCGATGTCTTACCACAATATCTATCAAAAGATGGTCATTAGAATCCTAAATTTTAAGAGTCTGTTCACATTAAGGATAtaactataattataaaaatatagttttaaaaattatacttaatttaaagtccacactacaactataacgataacagCATAGAGGGACagtatcattggaatcactttcaaaattatttattattattattattattattgttatttttagctggaacattgacagccaatcaggaTCCATTCTGCTTTAAAGCTCGATGATTTAAAATAGCAGACTTCAAAACTGTAGCttgtgcttataataaacagaatgtaaTCGTTTGTTGGTGTGGGTGCTAACATGGTCACTGTTTAAGTTATCATTATATTTAGCatattccttatttatttatttattttgtgaacgggacttaaaaaaattaatctatgcacGATTTGGCAACAGCAACTTCTTGTGTGAAAATATGTGagaaaattaaacacaaatttaGATCTTGAGGAAGTGTCTCACAACTGGACAAagcaaaaactataatatttaacatttttgaaacTCGTTACCAAGACATTTTACTATAATATGCTAAAATGGTATGTTTAGTTAaatagctaatatatatatatatatatatatatatatatatatatatatatatatatatatatatatatatatatatatatatatatatatatatgtatgtatgtatagggacataaacacacaatattgcacacaaacacacacacacacacacacacacacacacacacacacacacacaatatttctaATAACTGTCTATTACAACAAACATTGCTTAAATTATTCAATAGCTTGCTACTACTATAGTTTGCTATGGGAGAACACTATACCAAAACTATAACTTGATGCATAATCAAGTTTATGGTTGTGCTGAAAGAATAACTTATGTTTACCTTCTATATACTTTTAAAATCGCCTGTGTTTTATGAGTATTCtgtaaattcataaatataatcTGTACAGCAAACAATTCTTCTCTGTCCGCCTCTGCAGGCACATTTTAACACTACAAGCAGCACAATAGCAGGTGAGAGAACAACAGCTGGAGAGGGAAGGAACATTAACACCCCATGCAAAACTGTTACTAGGTGTTCCCAGCTTTCTCCATTTAGAGATAATTATGTAATTGGTGTTAACACAGAGCCAACATCAGCACAAATGTTTCCCATTCCCTTCTCTCTGACACCTTCGTTCTGTAGCCTTCAGCTTGTGTTACTTTGTCACTGATAGCTTGTGTCTgagaatgaatttgcatactGCATACACGTATATGATTGCGTACAGACAAGTGCATGAATCTAATCTGGGCTGTTTCCACTGAATGGACACTGTGACCCAGTAAGACCACCATGGTGCCTTAATCGAAAAATAAACTCCGGGTGAGAATTAGCCTTCAGGTGCTAATTACAGTCCTCCAGCTGCCCGCTGTCTCCTCTGAGGAGATGGGAGCACGAGCTGAGTAGAAGAATAAATGCTTTTATAGTCTGCACGTTCCTACCAGATACTACAGAGGAAGCACAACTGGTTGCTTTCACATTATTTCTCTAGTATGGTTAGGCAGCAAAGTGGCCATTGAGTGTGACTGATTTACATTCTGTGAAGTTGTTTCAAATGTTCATTATTCTGCTAAACCCATTGTTCTAGACTGAGAAAATAAACGTCACTTTATTaccttaaaatatttaaaggaaCGCTATGGCAGCATTAAATTGAGAAACCTTTGTCTAGGGGCAATTCATCTGCGTTACCCTTTTTCTAATCCTGAAGGCTGATATGAAATATTAATCGCTGCCTTTGAATATGTGTCCTACCATTTACAGACGGCTGTATATGGAGTGTTTTGCTGTGGATCAATTTTGATGTTTCAATGTTTGAATGCTTCAAAAGCATTAAGTCAGATTATGAATAAATAAGAAGCAGAACTGATAAAGGCGTCATTGCCCTAAAGGAGGAGCAAGAGTTCATGTGTCTAATTCTACACTTCAAAGACCGTCGTGCCTTTTTCATGTGTACACAGTCTTTCTAGAAATTA
This window harbors:
- the LOC113070607 gene encoding uncharacterized protein LOC113070607, with product MHGVIKCPIFAAKSLEDKKAFIRENKLCYGCLRKGHNSKDCRTRHSCGICNRRHPTCLHEERENQSVETKEKQSTFTDKGTSQEEIKVTSHAVTQRVFATSSIVPVFMSSANEPQKEIITYALLDTQSDSTFVLEDLLEELNVETKPVQLKLSTMTAVDTPIASKSVYGLQVRGLQSEKQIQLRQAYTRGFIPVDKSYIPTSKTALLWPHLKHLANKLPLLKDCEVGLLIGSDCPLALAPQEVITGGENDPFAQRTELGWSIVGSSNPHLDRQGNQRFVHRVTVKEIPVPSPNDVLKLLSDNITQRKDGHYEMPLPFKSIEPPLLPDNKKLATIRLQHLKKRLKHNERYKEQYKAFMKDMIKEGNAEPASPATGQQTTWYIPHHGVFHPKKPEKLRVVFDCPDLINSLLGVLCRFRKEAVAIICDIEKMFHQFYVPPELRNYLRFLWWEDGDLEAEPQEYQMAVHLFGAASSPGCANFGLKYLARQHKEEYPSASAFVENNFYVDDGLISVPSIEEAKELIAEARELCKRGGLRLHKFNSNERSVLDSVDPTERAVTSEPLNLDLNAAPAERALGIQWSLEHDTFCFNVNPQTRPSTRRGILSVIASLYDPVGFVAPFILTGKCILQELCRRGIGWDDPLPEDVSPRWERWKSDLKRLKEVSIPRCYQPQGFRKTVMRELHHFSDASNIGYGSCSYLRSKNEDGQVHCSLVMAKARVAPTKLTSIPRLELSAAVVAARSSVMLRNELEMPIHAEFFWTDSQVVLAYINNEARRFHVFVANRVQMIREHTRPSQWHYIDTTENPADHASRGLSAVDISSSNWLPGPKFLWEREIHPESHLTLELLVGDPEVRSMQVFTTKVEPSKSDILTRLNRFSSWSKLLKVIARIKRLNSKQTHPGKTVSVEERERAAESIMRLAQEEAFFQEMKILKKGKGLQNSSPLFRLDPILEGGVLRVGGRLDQSSLSLEVKHPLILPKGGHITKLILTHCHERICHQGRNQTLTELRANGFWVIGGSKSVAKLIHRCVKCRRLRRPSEEQRMAELPKERVEVSAPFTYCGTDCFGPFITKKARKEQKRYGLIFTCLASRSVHIEMLDDLSTDAFINALRCFISLRGAVRQLHCDQGTNFVGAKNEFREALKQFDTKTIKSFLAERQCEFIFNAPSASHAGGVWERQIRTVRNVLNATLCQYSGRLDDSSLRTLFYEAMAIVNSRPLTVNGVNDPTSLEPLTPNHLILMKSKIALPPPGKFEKEDVYATKRWRRVQYLVEQFWSRWKREYLMNISTRQKWHTTRRNLKVDDLVIIKEDTPRNQWHLGRVVETTKERDGLVRRVKVLVGERTSVKQDRPTKPLIIERPIQKLVLLESE